One stretch of Chlamydia abortus DNA includes these proteins:
- the trmD gene encoding tRNA (guanosine(37)-N1)-methyltransferase TrmD: MKIDILSLFPEYFDSPLRSSILGRAIKRGLLDIQSRDIREFGLGKWKQVDDAPFNHDGMLLMAEPVVKAIRHVKRSDSKVVYLSPQGQLLTAKKSRELAQCSHLIFLCGHYEGIDERALESEVDEEISIGDYVLTNGGIAALVVIDALSRFIPGVLGNQESADKDSMENGLLEGPQYTRPRVFEGREVPEVLLHGDHQAIAKWRKQISLDRTRERRPDLYIRYLYDRENEEVTQQETDLKQSMLEGESAVILEVEDLHRSRKFYSKMFRLNQPVNNRLHIPGKTQMTIHLQEVGLKSKNIVLLSLRLGCKDDFFSFLGRWKMLGGTLEQADDRGEVRLVRDFDGHVWAISCKQAE; this comes from the coding sequence ATGAAGATTGATATACTTTCTTTATTCCCAGAGTATTTTGATAGTCCTTTGCGCTCTAGTATTTTAGGGAGGGCTATTAAGAGAGGGCTGTTAGACATCCAATCCAGGGATATACGAGAGTTTGGATTGGGTAAGTGGAAGCAGGTGGATGATGCTCCTTTTAATCACGATGGGATGCTTCTTATGGCTGAGCCTGTAGTCAAGGCAATCCGGCATGTGAAAAGAAGTGATTCGAAGGTAGTGTATCTTTCTCCTCAAGGACAGCTTTTAACAGCAAAAAAGAGCCGTGAATTAGCACAATGCTCCCATTTGATATTCCTCTGCGGGCATTACGAAGGTATTGACGAAAGAGCCTTAGAAAGTGAAGTTGATGAAGAAATCAGTATAGGGGATTACGTTTTAACTAACGGAGGCATTGCGGCTTTAGTTGTCATTGATGCTTTATCTCGCTTTATTCCCGGCGTGTTAGGGAATCAGGAGAGTGCGGATAAGGACTCTATGGAAAACGGGTTATTAGAGGGACCCCAATATACGCGTCCGCGAGTATTCGAAGGACGAGAGGTCCCTGAAGTGCTTCTTCATGGGGATCACCAAGCGATTGCCAAGTGGAGAAAACAAATAAGTTTAGATAGAACCAGAGAAAGGCGTCCTGATCTATATATCCGTTATCTTTATGATCGGGAAAACGAGGAAGTAACTCAGCAGGAGACTGATCTCAAACAGTCGATGTTGGAAGGGGAAAGTGCGGTAATTTTAGAGGTTGAAGATCTCCACCGGTCGCGAAAATTTTATTCTAAGATGTTTAGATTAAATCAACCTGTCAATAATAGACTGCATATTCCTGGGAAGACGCAAATGACAATACATTTGCAAGAGGTAGGATTAAAAAGTAAAAATATAGTCCTTTTGTCGCTTCGACTAGGTTGTAAAGACGACTTTTTTAGTTTTTTAGGACGATGGAAAATGCTTGGAGGCACTCTAGAGCAAGCTGACGATCGTGGAGAGGTGAGATTAGTTCGTGATTTTGACGGCCATGTATGGGCTATCTCTTGCAAACAAGCAGAATAG
- the prmC gene encoding peptide chain release factor N(5)-glutamine methyltransferase: METKKILKEAAAYLEYCGVVFSDREAVDILMDVLGITSRAQVLSVRLNADTLHVYWTRIQKRAERFPTAYIHGSVRFLQLDLEVDSRVLIPRMETELLAEKIIQYLTQHPHIQTFYDVCCGSGCLGLSIKKYCPNVQVILSDICPKAVAVAKINASKNHLQVDVLEGDLFAPFSCPADAFVCNPPYLSFDEIMQTDPEVRCHEPWKALVGGSSGLEFYERIARDLDTILCPGGVGWLEIGYSQGERVKRIFANHGVHGSIHQDLSACDRIFFLENHASDTVSS, encoded by the coding sequence ATGGAAACGAAGAAAATTCTTAAAGAAGCTGCTGCTTATTTAGAATATTGTGGCGTAGTTTTCTCAGATAGAGAAGCCGTGGATATTTTGATGGATGTGCTTGGCATCACTTCAAGAGCTCAAGTATTATCTGTGCGTTTGAATGCTGATACTCTACATGTGTATTGGACGCGGATTCAAAAAAGAGCCGAACGTTTCCCAACAGCCTATATTCATGGTAGTGTACGTTTTCTACAACTAGATCTAGAAGTAGATTCTCGGGTGCTGATCCCTAGAATGGAAACGGAGTTACTCGCTGAGAAAATTATACAATATTTAACACAGCATCCTCATATCCAAACCTTTTATGATGTGTGTTGTGGTAGTGGGTGTTTGGGGTTGTCTATAAAAAAATATTGTCCAAATGTTCAAGTAATTCTTTCAGACATTTGCCCAAAAGCCGTCGCTGTAGCTAAAATAAATGCTTCTAAAAATCATCTACAAGTCGACGTTCTTGAAGGGGACTTATTCGCCCCCTTTTCTTGTCCAGCTGATGCTTTTGTCTGCAACCCCCCTTATCTTTCTTTCGATGAAATTATGCAGACAGATCCAGAAGTTCGTTGTCATGAGCCCTGGAAAGCTTTGGTGGGAGGCAGTTCAGGATTGGAGTTCTATGAAAGAATCGCTCGGGATTTAGACACTATTTTGTGTCCCGGAGGTGTAGGTTGGCTGGAAATTGGTTACAGTCAAGGAGAGAGAGTAAAAAGAATTTTTGCTAATCACGGCGTGCATGGCTCCATACACCAAGATCTCTCAGCATGCGATAGGATTTTTTTTCTTGAAAATCATGCAAGTGATACTGTATCCTCATGA
- the rplS gene encoding 50S ribosomal protein L19 yields the protein MGNLIKELQEEQLRKEILTDFCVGDTIRVATKIVDGGKERTQTFQGTVMARKGGGAGEVISLHRVAYGEGMEKSFLLHSPKIVGIEVVKRGKVSRARLYYLKGKTGKAAKVKEYIGPRSAKK from the coding sequence ATGGGGAACTTAATAAAGGAATTGCAAGAAGAACAACTTCGAAAAGAAATTCTTACGGATTTTTGTGTTGGGGATACCATTCGTGTAGCTACAAAAATTGTAGATGGTGGTAAAGAACGAACACAGACATTTCAGGGTACAGTTATGGCCCGTAAGGGTGGAGGAGCAGGGGAAGTGATTTCTTTGCATCGGGTAGCTTATGGAGAAGGCATGGAAAAAAGTTTTCTATTGCACAGCCCTAAGATTGTCGGCATTGAAGTCGTGAAACGCGGTAAGGTTTCTCGGGCTCGTCTGTACTACTTGAAGGGTAAAACTGGTAAAGCTGCTAAAGTTAAAGAGTATATTGGTCCTAGATCTGCAAAGAAATAG
- a CDS encoding type B 50S ribosomal protein L31 codes for MKKNTHPNYQQVLFVDSSTGYKFVCGSTYQSDKTEVFEGQEYPVCYVSVSSASHPFFTGSKRLVDAEGRVDKFLKRYSNVKPAQPAQAAVEEAPAVKSKKKAPIKKKK; via the coding sequence ATGAAAAAGAACACCCATCCCAACTATCAGCAAGTTTTATTTGTAGACTCTTCTACAGGATATAAATTTGTTTGCGGATCTACATATCAAAGCGATAAAACGGAAGTGTTTGAAGGACAAGAGTACCCTGTATGTTACGTCAGCGTGTCTTCAGCTTCACATCCTTTCTTTACAGGAAGTAAGAGACTTGTAGACGCTGAGGGTCGCGTAGATAAATTCTTAAAGCGTTACAGCAATGTAAAGCCCGCACAACCCGCCCAAGCTGCTGTTGAAGAAGCTCCTGCAGTTAAATCTAAGAAAAAAGCTCCCATAAAGAAAAAGAAGTAA
- a CDS encoding 30S ribosomal protein S16 has translation MALKIRLRQQGRRNHVVYRLVLADVESPRDGRYIELLGWYDPHSTVNYQLKSDRIFHWLNQGAELTEKAAILIKQGAPGVYCELMAKRMARKAAVCQKRRAYRQRRSLKRAEAKQSVVN, from the coding sequence GTGGCGTTAAAAATTCGTTTACGACAACAAGGGCGAAGAAATCACGTAGTCTATAGACTAGTACTTGCTGACGTTGAGTCTCCTCGTGATGGTAGATATATCGAATTATTGGGTTGGTACGATCCTCACAGTACAGTTAATTATCAATTGAAAAGCGACCGAATTTTTCACTGGTTAAATCAAGGAGCGGAACTTACAGAGAAGGCTGCTATTTTGATTAAGCAAGGAGCTCCTGGAGTTTACTGTGAATTAATGGCGAAGAGAATGGCTCGTAAAGCTGCTGTATGCCAAAAACGCCGTGCTTATCGTCAGCGTCGTTCTTTAAAAAGAGCTGAAGCAAAACAAAGTGTCGTCAACTAA
- the prfA gene encoding peptide chain release factor 1: MQKKILEYLKRLEEVEVEISNPEIFNNPKEYSLLSKEHARLSELKNTYDRVMAQEKVLSDDKQALAQEKDPEMIAMLEEGIQSGKAEVEKLYKILENLLVPPDPDDDLNVIMELRAGTGGDEAALFVGDCVRMYHLYASAKGWKYEVLSASESDIGGYKEYVMGISGTGVKRLLQYEAGTHRVQRVPETETQGRVHTSAITVAVLPEPAEDDEEVFIDEKDLKIDTFRASGAGGQHVNVTDSAVRITHLPTGVVVTCQDERSQHKNKAKAMRILKARIRDAEIQRRHKEASAMRSAQVGSGDRSERIRTYNFSQNRVTDHRIGLTLYSLDKVMEGDLDTITSALVSHAYHQLLQNGNEENS; encoded by the coding sequence ATGCAAAAAAAGATTCTAGAGTATTTGAAACGCCTCGAGGAAGTGGAAGTAGAAATCTCTAATCCAGAGATTTTTAATAACCCTAAAGAGTATAGCCTCTTAAGTAAAGAGCACGCGCGGCTTTCCGAGTTGAAAAATACCTATGATAGGGTTATGGCTCAGGAAAAAGTTCTGAGTGATGATAAACAAGCTTTAGCTCAAGAAAAAGATCCTGAGATGATAGCTATGCTAGAAGAGGGAATTCAATCGGGAAAGGCTGAGGTTGAGAAACTTTATAAAATTTTAGAGAATTTATTGGTCCCACCTGATCCAGATGACGATCTGAATGTCATTATGGAATTACGTGCGGGTACAGGAGGAGACGAAGCCGCCCTATTTGTAGGAGACTGCGTAAGGATGTATCACCTATATGCGTCTGCTAAAGGATGGAAATATGAAGTGCTGTCCGCTTCCGAGTCAGATATCGGTGGATATAAAGAATACGTCATGGGGATTTCAGGAACCGGAGTTAAGCGCTTACTTCAATACGAAGCAGGAACACATCGTGTTCAAAGGGTCCCTGAAACTGAAACTCAAGGTCGTGTGCATACTTCTGCAATTACTGTTGCTGTATTGCCAGAGCCCGCAGAAGATGATGAAGAAGTTTTTATCGATGAAAAAGATTTAAAAATCGATACCTTTAGAGCTTCGGGAGCCGGAGGACAGCACGTCAATGTTACGGATTCTGCAGTGAGAATTACCCACCTGCCCACAGGCGTTGTTGTTACTTGCCAGGATGAACGCAGTCAGCATAAGAATAAAGCTAAGGCTATGCGTATTTTGAAGGCGCGTATACGTGATGCAGAAATACAGCGCCGTCATAAAGAAGCTTCGGCTATGCGGTCAGCTCAAGTAGGTAGTGGAGATCGATCAGAAAGAATTCGTACTTATAATTTCTCACAAAATCGTGTGACAGATCATAGAATAGGGTTGACCCTTTATAGCTTGGATAAAGTTATGGAAGGTGATTTGGATACGATTACCTCAGCTTTGGTTAGCCACGCTTATCACCAGCTTTTGCAAAATGGAAACGAAGAAAATTCTTAA
- the ffh gene encoding signal recognition particle protein translates to MISSLSQKLSSIFSSLVASRRITEENISEAIREVRLALLDADVNYHVVKSFIAKVKEKVLGEEVWKHVSPGQQFIRYLHEELTELLGDKTDLNTSGNPGVILLCGLQGTGKTTTCAKLAAYVLEERKAKKVLVVPCDLKRFAAVEQLRNLISKTKAELYNSEGQDPVKVVSQALDYAKQERHDLVLIDTAGRLHVDEVLMEELASIQKVSHASERLFVMNLAMGQDAVSTAKAFDNYLDLTGVIISMTDGDARAGAVLSMKSLLGKPIKFEGCGEKIQDLRPFNAESMADRILGMGDTVHFVQKMRECISEEEDEELGKKLIESTFTYEDYYKQIKAFRRMGPLRKLMGMMPSLGGAKPSEKEIADSEEHMKKTEAIILSMTPQERKEEVELDMSRMKRIASGCGLTLGDVNQFRKRMMQSKKFFKNMSKERIEQMKKKMSGGNLWR, encoded by the coding sequence ATGATCAGTTCTTTATCGCAAAAACTATCCTCAATTTTTTCTTCGCTGGTTGCCTCACGTAGAATTACTGAAGAAAATATCTCTGAAGCGATCCGGGAAGTTCGGTTGGCGTTGTTAGACGCTGATGTGAATTATCATGTAGTTAAAAGTTTTATTGCCAAGGTAAAGGAAAAAGTTCTTGGAGAGGAAGTTTGGAAACACGTTTCTCCCGGACAACAATTCATTCGTTATTTACACGAGGAACTGACAGAATTACTGGGGGATAAAACTGATTTAAATACTTCTGGGAATCCCGGGGTAATTTTGCTTTGTGGCTTACAAGGAACGGGAAAAACTACGACCTGCGCTAAGCTCGCAGCCTATGTTTTAGAGGAACGCAAAGCAAAGAAAGTACTTGTTGTTCCCTGCGATTTGAAACGCTTTGCAGCGGTAGAGCAATTAAGAAATTTAATTTCAAAAACGAAAGCTGAGCTTTACAATAGCGAAGGACAAGATCCTGTAAAAGTAGTTTCTCAGGCTCTAGATTACGCTAAACAGGAACGGCATGATCTTGTTTTGATTGATACAGCAGGTCGTTTGCATGTTGATGAAGTGTTAATGGAAGAATTAGCCTCCATACAAAAAGTATCCCATGCAAGTGAAAGGCTTTTTGTTATGAATTTAGCGATGGGGCAGGACGCTGTTTCTACGGCAAAAGCCTTTGATAATTATTTAGACTTGACTGGAGTGATTATCTCCATGACAGACGGCGATGCCCGCGCCGGTGCCGTGTTATCTATGAAAAGTTTATTGGGGAAACCCATAAAATTTGAGGGATGCGGCGAGAAAATACAAGATCTTCGACCTTTTAATGCAGAATCGATGGCAGATCGCATTTTAGGTATGGGAGATACCGTGCATTTTGTACAAAAAATGCGTGAATGTATTTCTGAAGAAGAAGACGAAGAACTTGGGAAGAAGTTAATAGAATCGACCTTTACTTATGAAGATTATTATAAGCAGATTAAGGCGTTTCGACGAATGGGTCCGCTTAGAAAGCTCATGGGAATGATGCCAAGTTTAGGTGGCGCTAAACCTAGTGAGAAAGAGATAGCGGATTCCGAAGAGCATATGAAAAAAACAGAAGCGATCATTCTTTCTATGACTCCTCAAGAGAGAAAAGAAGAAGTCGAGTTAGATATGAGTCGCATGAAAAGAATAGCATCTGGTTGTGGATTGACTTTAGGTGATGTGAATCAATTCCGGAAGCGTATGATGCAATCTAAAAAGTTTTTTAAAAATATGAGTAAAGAGAGAATAGAACAAATGAAAAAGAAAATGTCTGGAGGAAACCTGTGGCGTTAA
- the lepB gene encoding signal peptidase I produces MKDRFSLNKSRQVLHSTYKLLKSKKLAQDPESKQELQKLLEQLEEAIFQQDQEAASQLAQQAQQFSKRYPASFAKKSWELTKAILFAALAAFLIRQFWFELYEVPTGSMRPTILEQDRMIVSKTTFGLHFPFKKKPWGFRPEAVTRGGLVVFTVGDLPIPNSDTKYFGFIPGKKRYIKRCMGKPGDTLYFYGGKIYGLDKEGAVIHFPNDFGLEHLYHVPYISFDGSVEIVNSNKTTAYFKQMYQPCGKLSLPQEGPYGQFFHQGVWHNDTPSALKKPHSSPVSYADLFGIGNYAMVRILTHKQASLYHTLPNATTQAYLEISHTPNVSYPTPNLQHYNNQIVPTIQPMKTLLPLRQEHIHLIRNNLTTSRFVISDGVACKYQPFSTDPEGAAKLYGLPFPGVDDGCYEYSKGEAYKIGFGGMRYKLKPTHPLMQLNDNQVIDLFNCGMNFSSFFIPKNPKYNPLPNRYAFYNQGNLYVMDSPIFIKNDPALQKFVESEKTKQEESTEDRPYISFIDRGPPPQDPEQFAEFIRNFGIQIPENHVLVLGDNYPMSADSREFGFVPLENLLGSPLWIFWPLGHFGRLKNVPAPTTLPGYLVNGLALGFFVYIFGYIRYQRRHRLFPKNHKKK; encoded by the coding sequence ATGAAAGATCGGTTTTCTTTAAATAAAAGTCGTCAAGTACTTCACTCAACATATAAATTACTCAAAAGTAAAAAACTTGCTCAAGATCCCGAATCTAAACAAGAGCTACAAAAGTTATTAGAACAACTTGAAGAAGCCATTTTTCAACAAGATCAGGAAGCAGCTAGTCAACTCGCACAACAAGCTCAGCAATTCAGCAAGCGGTACCCCGCTTCTTTTGCAAAAAAATCATGGGAACTGACTAAAGCCATTCTTTTTGCTGCCCTAGCAGCTTTTCTTATTCGCCAATTTTGGTTTGAACTTTACGAAGTTCCTACAGGATCCATGCGTCCAACTATTTTAGAACAAGACCGCATGATTGTTTCTAAAACTACTTTCGGCTTACATTTCCCGTTTAAGAAAAAGCCTTGGGGATTTCGCCCGGAAGCAGTGACTCGTGGTGGTCTTGTAGTCTTTACCGTTGGTGATCTTCCAATTCCCAACTCTGATACTAAGTATTTTGGATTCATTCCAGGGAAAAAACGTTATATTAAGCGCTGTATGGGGAAGCCAGGCGACACCCTCTATTTTTATGGTGGTAAAATTTATGGCTTAGATAAAGAAGGTGCTGTTATTCACTTTCCCAATGATTTTGGTCTCGAGCATCTCTATCACGTTCCTTACATATCTTTTGATGGGTCAGTCGAGATCGTAAATAGCAATAAAACTACCGCGTATTTTAAACAAATGTACCAACCGTGTGGGAAACTTTCCTTACCTCAAGAAGGTCCCTACGGCCAATTTTTCCATCAAGGTGTTTGGCACAATGACACCCCAAGTGCATTAAAAAAACCCCACTCTTCTCCTGTGAGTTATGCTGATCTTTTTGGTATAGGCAACTATGCCATGGTGCGTATTCTGACGCATAAACAAGCGAGCTTGTATCACACATTACCTAATGCAACAACTCAGGCATACTTAGAGATATCTCATACTCCGAACGTTTCCTATCCCACACCGAATCTTCAGCATTATAACAATCAGATTGTTCCTACAATACAACCGATGAAAACACTTCTTCCCTTACGTCAGGAACATATTCACCTGATTAGGAATAATCTAACCACATCGCGCTTTGTGATTTCGGATGGTGTTGCTTGTAAATACCAACCTTTTTCCACAGATCCCGAGGGAGCCGCCAAACTCTACGGTCTTCCTTTCCCCGGGGTAGATGATGGTTGTTACGAGTATTCAAAGGGAGAAGCTTACAAAATCGGTTTTGGGGGTATGCGTTATAAACTTAAACCTACGCATCCTTTAATGCAGTTAAATGATAATCAAGTAATTGATTTATTTAACTGTGGCATGAATTTTAGTTCTTTCTTTATCCCAAAAAATCCCAAATACAATCCTTTGCCTAACCGTTATGCATTTTATAATCAGGGGAATCTTTATGTTATGGACTCTCCTATTTTCATTAAAAATGATCCCGCTTTGCAAAAGTTTGTAGAATCTGAAAAAACGAAACAGGAAGAATCTACAGAAGATCGCCCTTATATAAGCTTTATTGACAGAGGCCCTCCTCCTCAAGATCCAGAACAATTCGCAGAGTTTATTCGCAATTTTGGAATACAAATTCCTGAGAACCACGTTTTGGTTTTAGGGGATAACTACCCTATGAGTGCTGATAGCAGAGAGTTCGGCTTTGTACCTTTAGAAAACCTCTTAGGATCACCTTTATGGATTTTCTGGCCTTTGGGACATTTTGGACGTTTAAAAAATGTTCCTGCGCCAACTACACTGCCGGGATATTTAGTCAATGGTCTGGCTTTAGGATTCTTTGTTTATATATTTGGGTATATACGTTATCAACGACGCCATCGTTTGTTTCCCAAGAATCATAAGAAAAAATAA
- the ileS gene encoding isoleucine--tRNA ligase, whose protein sequence is MHTEGEGSKESLASREERILNFWKTQEIFQKSLKNREGRTLYSFYDGPPFATGLPHYGHLLAGTIKDVVGRFATMDGYYVPRRFGWDCHGVPVEYEVEKSLNLTTPGAIEDFGVAKFNEECRKIVFRYVDEWEHYIYRVGRWVDFSATWKTMDASFMESVWWVFRSLYDQGLVYEGVKVVPFSTKLGTPLSNFEAGQNYKEVDDPSVVIKFALHGDPGSLLVWTTTPWTLVSNMAVAVGPEITYVRVADKVSGEQWILGQGCLSRWFSDPDTYEVIESFPGTALIGKSYEPPFNFFEQKRAEGAYTILPGSFVEESEGTGVVHMAPAFGEADFFVCKEHHVPMVCPVDNHGCFTEEIPEYQGQYIKSCDKGIIKSLKNQGKVFYHGTVVHRYPFCWRTDTPLIYKTVNSWFISVEKIKDKMLQANKKIHWVPEHIKEGRFGKWLEGARDWAISRNRYWGTPIPVWKSKDGDILVIGSVEELEKLTGEKVSDLHCHFVDQLKIEKDGKSFHRVPYVFDCWFDSGAMPYAQNHYPFENQKETESGFPADFIAEGLDQTRGWFYTLTVISAALFDQPVFKNAIVNGIVLAEDGNKMSKRLNNYPSPMSIMNTYGADALRLYLLDSVVVKAEDLRFSDKGVESVLKQVLLPLTNVLSFFKTYTDLYGFDANNYDKEEISYSEIDRWILSNLYTVVGKVRESMSSYNLNTAVNPFVTFIDDLTNWYIRRCRRRFWESADTPDRRAAFATLYEVLTVFCRVIAPFIPFISEDIYQQIKTENSLESVHLCDFPYIDLAKVFPDLEQRMGDAREIVGLGHSLRKEHKLKVRQPLANFYVVGPKDRLDQLDSFKQLISEELNVKNIVFYKEAPSFVKTTVKPNFRSLGRRVGEKIKDIQKALASLSQAQIQQLLTQEYLSLNLGSEEIVLHMEDVLISWETDPGYVARSSSLFTVVLDCQLTEELVVEAISRELVNKINTMRRNQKLHVSDRIVLRMQTSEEVRKAFLHYADYICEETLTTQSEFADVLEGEEWDINGHPTVIAIEVAARPH, encoded by the coding sequence ATGCATACGGAAGGGGAAGGCAGCAAGGAAAGTCTTGCTAGTAGAGAAGAAAGAATATTGAATTTTTGGAAAACTCAAGAAATTTTTCAAAAATCATTAAAAAACAGAGAGGGTAGAACCCTGTATTCTTTTTATGATGGTCCACCATTTGCTACAGGTCTACCTCATTACGGCCATCTTCTTGCCGGAACAATTAAAGATGTTGTTGGGCGTTTTGCGACTATGGATGGGTACTATGTTCCTAGAAGGTTTGGCTGGGATTGTCATGGTGTTCCCGTGGAGTATGAAGTAGAAAAATCTTTAAATCTTACCACCCCAGGGGCCATAGAAGATTTTGGCGTTGCTAAGTTTAACGAAGAGTGCAGGAAAATTGTTTTCCGTTATGTTGATGAATGGGAGCACTATATATATCGCGTAGGCCGCTGGGTAGATTTTTCTGCTACGTGGAAAACGATGGATGCCTCATTTATGGAAAGCGTCTGGTGGGTGTTCCGTTCTCTTTATGATCAGGGGTTAGTTTACGAAGGTGTTAAGGTGGTGCCTTTCTCTACGAAATTGGGCACACCTTTATCAAATTTTGAAGCAGGTCAAAATTACAAGGAGGTTGATGACCCTTCTGTAGTGATCAAGTTTGCTTTACACGGGGATCCTGGGTCTTTATTGGTATGGACCACGACACCATGGACGTTAGTGTCGAATATGGCCGTTGCTGTGGGGCCTGAAATCACCTACGTACGTGTTGCTGATAAAGTTTCTGGTGAGCAATGGATTTTAGGGCAAGGCTGTCTATCGCGGTGGTTTTCCGATCCCGATACATATGAAGTTATCGAAAGTTTCCCAGGAACAGCATTGATTGGGAAAAGCTATGAGCCACCTTTTAACTTTTTTGAGCAGAAACGTGCAGAGGGAGCTTATACAATTCTTCCTGGTTCGTTTGTGGAAGAGAGTGAGGGCACGGGAGTTGTGCATATGGCGCCTGCATTCGGTGAGGCGGATTTCTTTGTATGCAAAGAGCACCACGTGCCCATGGTCTGTCCTGTGGATAACCATGGCTGTTTCACTGAGGAAATACCTGAATATCAAGGACAATACATTAAGAGTTGTGATAAGGGAATTATCAAGTCTTTAAAAAACCAAGGAAAGGTTTTTTATCACGGTACTGTAGTGCATAGGTATCCTTTCTGCTGGAGAACAGATACACCATTGATTTATAAAACAGTGAATTCTTGGTTTATTTCTGTTGAGAAGATCAAGGATAAAATGTTGCAAGCCAATAAAAAAATCCATTGGGTGCCAGAACATATTAAAGAAGGACGTTTTGGTAAGTGGTTGGAAGGAGCTAGAGATTGGGCTATCAGTAGAAATCGTTATTGGGGAACGCCAATTCCTGTTTGGAAAAGTAAGGACGGAGACATCTTAGTTATAGGCTCTGTAGAAGAGCTTGAGAAGCTGACTGGAGAGAAGGTTTCAGATCTACATTGTCATTTTGTTGACCAATTAAAAATAGAAAAAGATGGGAAGTCATTTCATCGTGTGCCTTACGTATTCGACTGTTGGTTTGATTCAGGAGCTATGCCTTATGCACAGAATCATTATCCTTTTGAAAACCAAAAAGAGACAGAATCTGGATTTCCCGCTGATTTCATTGCTGAAGGTTTAGATCAGACACGAGGATGGTTCTATACTTTAACTGTTATTTCAGCAGCTTTATTCGATCAGCCTGTGTTTAAGAATGCGATAGTGAATGGTATTGTTTTAGCTGAAGACGGCAATAAGATGTCGAAGAGGTTAAATAACTATCCGAGCCCTATGAGTATAATGAATACTTATGGTGCCGACGCTTTGCGGTTGTATTTATTGGATAGTGTTGTTGTTAAAGCAGAAGATTTGCGTTTTTCTGATAAAGGTGTGGAATCCGTCCTTAAGCAAGTTCTATTACCTTTAACAAATGTATTATCATTTTTCAAAACCTACACAGATTTATACGGTTTTGATGCTAATAATTACGATAAAGAAGAGATAAGCTACAGTGAAATTGATAGATGGATTCTCTCTAATCTTTATACCGTTGTTGGTAAGGTTCGTGAAAGTATGAGCTCTTACAACCTGAATACCGCTGTGAATCCTTTTGTTACTTTTATTGATGATCTAACAAATTGGTATATTCGTCGTTGTCGTCGACGTTTTTGGGAATCTGCAGATACCCCAGATAGAAGAGCAGCTTTTGCGACACTTTATGAGGTGCTGACTGTTTTCTGTAGAGTGATAGCTCCTTTCATTCCTTTCATCTCAGAAGATATATACCAGCAGATAAAAACAGAAAATTCTTTAGAGTCAGTACATCTTTGTGATTTCCCATACATTGACCTTGCTAAGGTATTTCCAGATTTAGAACAGCGCATGGGTGATGCTAGAGAGATTGTTGGGTTAGGGCATTCTTTAAGAAAAGAGCATAAGTTAAAAGTACGTCAACCCTTGGCGAATTTCTATGTCGTAGGTCCTAAAGATCGTTTAGACCAGTTAGATTCTTTTAAGCAGCTGATTTCAGAAGAACTGAATGTCAAAAATATCGTATTTTATAAGGAAGCACCAAGTTTTGTAAAAACCACGGTGAAACCGAATTTTCGTTCTTTAGGTAGAAGAGTTGGAGAGAAGATCAAGGATATACAAAAAGCTTTGGCTTCTCTTTCTCAAGCACAAATACAGCAGTTGTTAACACAGGAATATCTCTCTCTTAATTTAGGTTCTGAAGAGATCGTTTTACATATGGAGGATGTATTGATTTCCTGGGAAACCGATCCGGGTTATGTGGCTCGTAGTTCTTCGTTATTTACTGTTGTTCTTGATTGCCAATTGACTGAGGAGCTTGTTGTTGAGGCGATTTCTCGAGAATTAGTGAATAAAATCAACACGATGCGTCGCAATCAGAAACTTCATGTTTCTGATCGTATTGTCTTGCGTATGCAAACATCAGAAGAGGTCAGAAAAGCCTTTTTACACTATGCAGATTATATTTGTGAGGAGACGTTAACCACGCAATCGGAATTTGCTGATGTTCTTGAGGGAGAAGAGTGGGACATTAACGGTCATCCCACAGTTATCGCTATCGAAGTAGCTGCTAGACCACATTAA